Proteins encoded by one window of Cloeon dipterum chromosome 4, ieCloDipt1.1, whole genome shotgun sequence:
- the LOC135942490 gene encoding pyruvate dehydrogenase protein X component, mitochondrial-like, whose protein sequence is MASALTGRLGRQVANKFLPTLLTPKLRLRVKLEHGFRQSAALFIVGSEIKMPSLSPTMAEGTIVKWLKNEGDPIAAGDVLCDIQTDKAIVSFEIEEEGILAKILVGNDAKDVKVGTLIALMVAEGEDWKDVEMPAAGSAAPPSSSAEAKPAASQAAPAVEKKTGGGHSGGQGPAVHRLLEQFGLSSSDVPATGPKGNLLKGDILNLVNQKGLKPKAPQTVLPPAASKAAAPAAAAPAKTPAAKAKPQVAKGSKFIDVELTNMRKTIAKRLSQSKSTIPHSYGGIDCDISEVLKLRKALKAEGIATSVNDFVIKAVATALRQYPHMNCIWDGQQAVPVGDVDVSVAVATDTGLITPIVKKANEKGVQEISAVVRDLAARAKQGKLQLNEFQGGSFTISNLGMFGINHFSAIINPPQCSILAVGTGRLILGSDGKPVQSMNVTLSYDRRAIDEEQAAEFLSGLRDILKDPSRMLLGGVPPSMRARVGI, encoded by the exons ATGGCCTCTGCACTAACAGGCCGCCTCGGCCGTCAGGTCGCTAACAAATTCCTGCCGACCCTGTTGACTCCGAAACTGAGGCTCAGGGTGAAGTTAGAGCATGGATTCCGTCAGTCAGCAGCGCTTTTCA TTGTTGGCTCCGAGATCAAGATGCCATCGTTGTCCCCGACCATGGCCGAGGGCACGATCGTCAAGTGGCTGAAGAACGAGGGTGACCCCATCGCGGCGGGCGACGTTCTCTGTGACATCCAGACTGACAAGGCCATCGTGTCATTCGAAATCGAGGAGGAGGGAATTCTGGctaaaattttg GTTGGGAATGATGCAAAGGACGTAAAGGTTGGAACATTAATCGCCCTGATGGTGGCCGAGGGTGAGGACTGGAAAGACGTGGAGATGCCAGCGGCAGGGTCAGCGGCACCACCTTCCTCCTCAGCAGAAGCAAAACCAGCTGCTAGTCAAGCTGCACCAGctgttgaaaagaaaacaggaGGTGGCCATTCAGG CGGTCAAGGTCCTGCGGTGCACCGGCTGTTGGAGCAATTCGGCCTGAGTTCTTCCGACGTTCCTGCCACAGGCCCTAAAGGCAACCTTTTGAAGGGTGATATCCTGAATTTAGTCAACCAGAAGGGTTTGAAGCCCAAGGCCCCTCAGACCG tTCTGCCACCAGCTGCCAGCAAAGCTGCTGcacctgctgccgccgccccTGCCAAGACTCCTGCTGCCAAAGCCAAACCCCAGGTAGCGAAGGGAAGCAAATTCATTGACGTTGAACTTACAAATATGAGAAAGACAATCGCCAAGAGACTCTCACAGTCCAAG TCAACAATTCCGCATTCTTATGGAGGAATCGATTGTGACATTTCTGAAGTGCTAAAATTGCGAAAGGCTTTGAAAGCAGAAGGCATCGCCACGTCCGTCAATGATTTTGTTATCAAAGCAGTTGCAACCGCACTCAGACAGTACCCTCACATGAATTGCATTTGGGATGGCCAACAG GCTGTTCCTGTAGGTGATGTTGATGTGTCTGTTGCTGTCGCCACAGACACAGGCCTAATAACACCAATTGTAAAGAAAGCCAATGAAAAGGGCGTGCAGGAGATTTCGGCAGTGGTGCGCGATTTGGCAGCCAGGGCGAAGCAAGGAAAACTCCAGCTGAACGAGTTTCAGGGAGGAAGTTTCAC gATATCAAACTTGGGCATGTTTGGAATCAACCACTTCAGCGCCATCATCAATCCCCCGCAGTGCAGCATTTTGGCAGTCGGAACTGGCCGCTTGATTTTGG GTTCTGACGGCAAACCGGTGCAAAGCATGAACGTGACCCTGAGCTATGACAGGCGGGCAATTGACGAAGAGCAAGCGGCAGAGTTTCTTTCTGGCCTCAGGGACATTTTGAAGGATCCGTCTCGCATGTTGCTTGGAGGTGTGCCGCCCTCCATGAGGGCCAGGGTTGGCATTTGA
- the LOC135943378 gene encoding nischarin, with translation MANFLQHRNEIGLQIPYVERDIKVTIYVIHVTLGPVKWQVKHRYSAFAALHEILVADHGVAKDLLPPKKVIGNQDPVFIENRRAALETYLRSVMNFLKIAMPQELAFFLHFHQYEVLYLLQGMALQFFNEGDLLLQNSSSYKFTPLQLHAISERLRQPCPPVDIPDKRLDLSHVLDFCWQLTKVEIEGSNFPLNTSNLIQNNLPYNLSAFKSLRHLVMTEVNVTQIKDAQNIRAHVHSLAVHHSQLRSIATLAMCDALHKDVASAGEDYNWHRLTELDLSFNYLEEIDESFRLMAHVRKLKLSHNKLNRVTGLTHLPHLSELSLSANAFYSIKDLHCCLGNVVRLDLSENHISTLGGFSKLYSLERLDLARNTVSDVSEASHLSGLPNLEYLTLTGNPVSTTVDYRTRVLERFSSRAADIYLDNERPNQKEMDTIAILQVLRVVKEGRTPPPRTPRYS, from the exons ATGGCTAATTTTCTGCAGCACCGAAACGAGATCGGCCTGCAGATTCCGTACGTGGAGCGGGACATCAAGGTGACCATCTACGTCATCCATGTCACCCTGGGACCGGTCAAGTGGCAG GTGAAGCACCGGTATAGTGCTTTCGCTGCGCTGCACGAAATCCTGGTGGCGGACCATGGCGTGGCCAAAGACCTTCTGCCGCCCAAGAAGGTGATCGGCAACCAGGACCCTGTTTTCATCGAAAATCGGAGGGCGGCCCTTGAGACGTACCTGCGCAGCGTGATGAACTTCCTGAAGATTGCCATGCCACAAGAATTGGCCTTCTTCCTGCACTTCCATCAGTATGAGGTGCTCTACCTGCTGCAGGGTATGGCCCTCCAGTTCTTCAACGAGGGCGACCTCCTCCTACAGAACAGCTCCTCTTACAAATTCACTCCGTTGCAG TTGCACGCAATCAGCGAAAGGCTGCGGCAGCCGTGTCCTCCGGTAGACATCCCCGACAAGCGGCTGGACCTGAGTCACGTGTTGGATTTCTGCTGGCAGCTGACCAAGGTCGAGATCGAGGGCAGCAATTTTCCGCTCAACACGAGCAACCTGATTCAGAACAACCTGCCGTACAACCTGAGCGCCTTCAAGAGCCTCCGTCACCTGGTCATGACCGAGGTCAACGTGACGCAGATCAAGGACGCGCAGAACATCAGGGCGCACGTGCACTCACTCGCTGTTCACCATTCGCAACTGCGCTCCATCGCCACGCTCGCCATGTGCGACGCCCTCCACAAGGACGTTGCGTCCGCAGGCGAAGATTACAACTGGCACAG GCTTACCGAATTAGATCTAAGTTTTAATTATCTGGAGGAGATAGACGAGTCATTTCGGCTGATGGCGCACGTCAGGAAGCTGAAGCTGAGTCACAACAAGCTGAACAGGGTGACCGGACTGACGCACCTGCCGCACCTGTCCGAACTGAGCCTGTCGGCCAACGCCTTCTACTCGATCAAAGACTTGCACTGCTGCCTGGGCAACGTGGTGCGTCTCGACCTGTCCGAGAACCACATCAGCACCCTGGGCGGCTTTTCCAAACTGTATTCGCTAGAGAGACTGGACCTCGCCAGGAACACAGTGTCCGACGTGTCCGAGGCGAGCCACCTGAGTGGCCTGCCTAACCTAGAGTACCTGACCCTGACGGGCAACCCCGTTTCGACCACGGTCGACTACCGCACCAGGGTCCTCGAGAGGTTCAGCAGCCGCGCGGCTGATATTTATTTGGACAATGAGCGGCCGAACCAGAAGGAGATGGACACGATTGCAATACTACAAGTACTCAGGGTAGTCAAGGAGGGCCGCACACCACCTCCTAGGACGCCCAGGTACAGCTAG